Proteins encoded in a region of the Salvia splendens isolate huo1 unplaced genomic scaffold, SspV2 ctg135, whole genome shotgun sequence genome:
- the LOC121789091 gene encoding uncharacterized protein LOC121789091: MIGKKDSVFDDKGKAQGILYLLESFDFVFMAQLMTTIFGYTNNLCLALQRRDQDTINAMRLVTLTKDQLQKMREDGWEILLNKPSCKIKTFVQQVSYLHHFRVDVFIKVIDLLLQELDNRFDEVNMELLRCMACFNPKDGFSSFDKEKVLKLATFYPSDFANIDLMDLECQLDIFIGDMRSDEDFQNLRDISSLLVKSVETKRDVVYSHVVLLIKLILILPVATASIERVFSGMTFVKNKLRNRMGDQHLNDCLVTFIEKDVFLQVSDDDVVNRFEEMKTR; encoded by the exons ATGATTGGAAAGAAAGATTCCGTTTTCGATGATAAGGGAAAAGCTCAAGGCATTTTGTACTTACTAGAGTCATTTGATTTCGTGTTTATGGCACAACTAATGACTACTATATTTGGGTACACTAACAATTTGTGTCTTGCTTTgcaaagaagagatcaagacaCCATTAATGCTATGAGGCTTGTCACTTTAACCAAAGATCAACTACAGAAAATGAGGGAGGATGGATGGGAGATTCTCTTGAACAAG CCCTCATGTAAGATCAAAACGTTTGTTCAACAAGTTTCATATCTTCATCATTTTCGTGTTGATGTGTTTATCAAAGTGATTGACTTATTACTTCAAGAACTTGATAATCGATTCGATGAAGTTAATATGGagttgctcagatgtatggctTGCTTCAATCCTAAAGATGGCTTCTCTTCTTTTGACAAGGAAAAGGTACTCAAACTTGCCACTTTTTATCCTTCCGATTTTGCAAACATTGATTTGATGGACCTTGAGTGCCAACTTGATATATTCATTGGAGATATGAGAAGTGATGAAGACTTTCAGAATTTGCGAGATATTAGTTCTCTTTTGGTGAAGTCTGTTGAAACAAAAAGAGATGTGGTTTATTCGCATGTGGTTTTGCTTatcaagttgattttgattcttcCGGTTGCCACTGCAAGTATAGAGAGAGTGTTTTCTGGAATGACGTTTGTGAAGAATAAGTTGAGAAATAGAATGGGTGATCAACATTTGAACGATTGTTTGGTCACTTTCATTGAGAAAGATGTGTTTCTACAAGTATCCGATGATGATGTAGTGAATCGTTTTGAAGAAATGAAGACTcgttga